In the Enterococcus gilvus ATCC BAA-350 genome, TTGTATTTATGAAAAAGTGATATCACTTTTTCTTTTGCAATTGCGGTATAGGGAATTTTGCTCTTTCTTTATCGTCAAGCATCCGAACCGCTATCCTGACTACCTCTGCCTCGCTTATATTGTACTCTTCTGACATTCGCTTAACAGCGGCTGACTCTCTATCATAGAATTTGTAAGGATTTCTTGTAACGCCCATTGTGTACCTCCTATTCTACTACGTAATCATTTCTCTTTGTTTATATTTTAGACCATCTTTAAATCCTGCTACTAAGGCTTCATTGTCTTGGACTTTGTGTGAAACATCTTTCCCTTCTACAAACTTCTTTTTCTCTATTGCCTGAATTACTGCTTCTGGAAGTTGCAATGCTAATTCATACCCCTTTGTAGTTACCTGTTCGTTTAAAGCGCTAGATAACCCCCTTAGATAGCCTTCAATGTAATCTTGTTTAAGCTGGCATTTGCGTTTCCACTTTCGTTTAACTTCTGGCCGCCCCTGGTATATTACTTTGTCAACCACTTCCCTTTTGGTTTGCTGTTGCTTGTAATAAAATAGGTCGTCTTCAGTAATTTTGTGCTCTAACATTAATTCCTGAGCCTTTGCCAACGCTGTCATAGACTCTTCGTCGTTGGCGTCATTAGCCAATGCTAGTAACTTTTGAATCTTCTGTTGTCTTTTGTTCTCCAATCCCCATTCCCCCATTTCATAAAGAAATCTCTATTAAGTGCTTTGCTAAATCGTATTCTAGTGCTATTTCATCTGATAAAGGTATTGTAGTTGTGTAAAATTCCTCAGATGTGCTGCACCCTCGGAAAACTCCTCCGACCTCTAAATCATAATCTTCGAAAACTTCAACCCTCATTAAATCAGTCGTTTTAGCTTCCTTTTGAATTTTATTTACAACCTCTTGAATACTCGCCCTCTTGAACGTTTTTACGATCTTTTCAGATTTATTATCCATTGAATACCTCCTCTGTTTCCTCCGCAAGTAGAAATTTTACAAACCTAATCGTATTACTTATTTAAAAATTTTGATGAAAAAAATTTTAAATGAATATAGAATGAATTTAGGGAATGATTGGCCAATCTTCCAATAAAACATTTGGAGGAACATATATGAATTATTTAATTGAATCATTATCATCTAAAACAGTTTTTTTTAAACGTCGAGTAGGTTCTTATGGACCCGAAAACCATGCTTTAATGGACTCTGTAAAGGCTCACTTAAAAAAAGAAAAGCTCTTCTCTGAAAATACAGTTATCTACGGTATTGCATTAGATGATCCTACTAAAATATCGGCAGAACATTGTCGTTATGATGTTGCTGTGGAATCAGATGTTGCCATACCAAATATGAGCTCAAAAGACTTGGATTCAGGTGATTATGCAATTTTCGAAATCGACCATACTAGCAATGCTGTTTCAGCTTTTTGGAATACTTTTGCATCTTTATTAACTCAAGATTCTTATGCGATAGATTTTTCTAGACCTATTTTAGA is a window encoding:
- a CDS encoding DUF2786 domain-containing protein, producing MENKRQQKIQKLLALANDANDEESMTALAKAQELMLEHKITEDDLFYYKQQQTKREVVDKVIYQGRPEVKRKWKRKCQLKQDYIEGYLRGLSSALNEQVTTKGYELALQLPEAVIQAIEKKKFVEGKDVSHKVQDNEALVAGFKDGLKYKQREMIT
- a CDS encoding GyrI-like domain-containing protein, which translates into the protein MNYLIESLSSKTVFFKRRVGSYGPENHALMDSVKAHLKKEKLFSENTVIYGIALDDPTKISAEHCRYDVAVESDVAIPNMSSKDLDSGDYAIFEIDHTSNAVSAFWNTFASLLTQDSYAIDFSRPILERYRISLINAGRCEMLVPIKMQ